Proteins from a genomic interval of Bifidobacterium longum subsp. infantis ATCC 15697 = JCM 1222 = DSM 20088:
- a CDS encoding amino acid permease — protein sequence MSQPDTDMAKQSPSSQQETQIRMDAPQHKPNQADESSALGEQSTEPTSQHNKHALHTNLKRGMESRHLQMISLGGVIGTGLFLSSGYTIQQAGPIGTILAYSIGALIVYLVMLTLGELSVAMPVTGSFHVYAEKFIGPGTGFVIAIQYWLTWTVALGSEFTAAGLLMQRWLPDSPTWVWSAACIILIFTLNALSVRFFAEAEFWFASIKVFAICAFIIIGLLAIFGIIPIAGYQHAPMFGNLIKDGVFPNGFMPVFATILTVNFAFSGTELIGVTAGETRDPQTAVPKAIHTTLWRLVLFFIGSITVMCALIPWRQAGVSESPFVLVFNSIGIPYAGDIMNFVVLTAVLSASNSGLYASTRMVWSMGNEGMIPRWFAKTNRRGVPMLALCAAMAGGLLALLSSVVAASTVYLVLVALSGLSAVVVWIAIAYCQIVFRRRWLAAGHGVDELKYRTPGYPYVSWAAFILCTASFVLVVFDAEQRFALVAELVFIVACYGIYFLQQWWRKRGKASDSEDDLSMPWANQH from the coding sequence ATGAGTCAGCCCGATACCGACATGGCAAAGCAGTCGCCGTCCTCGCAACAGGAAACGCAGATTAGGATGGATGCCCCGCAGCATAAGCCAAATCAGGCAGACGAATCGAGCGCATTAGGCGAGCAGTCAACTGAGCCGACTAGCCAGCACAATAAACACGCTCTGCACACGAACCTGAAGCGCGGCATGGAATCCCGCCACCTGCAAATGATCTCGTTGGGCGGCGTGATCGGCACCGGTCTGTTCCTGAGCTCCGGATATACCATTCAGCAGGCAGGCCCGATCGGTACGATTCTGGCGTACAGCATTGGTGCGCTCATCGTCTATCTGGTCATGCTCACGCTCGGCGAGCTCTCCGTGGCCATGCCGGTGACCGGTTCCTTCCATGTGTATGCCGAAAAGTTCATCGGCCCCGGCACCGGTTTCGTGATCGCGATCCAATATTGGCTCACTTGGACGGTGGCTCTCGGCTCCGAATTCACCGCCGCCGGTCTGCTCATGCAACGATGGCTTCCGGACAGCCCCACATGGGTATGGAGCGCGGCGTGCATCATCCTCATCTTTACCTTGAATGCCCTGTCCGTCCGATTCTTCGCCGAGGCGGAATTCTGGTTCGCTTCAATTAAGGTGTTCGCCATCTGCGCGTTCATCATCATCGGTCTACTCGCCATCTTCGGCATTATTCCTATCGCCGGATATCAGCATGCGCCGATGTTCGGCAATCTCATCAAGGACGGCGTCTTCCCCAACGGCTTCATGCCGGTGTTCGCCACGATTCTGACCGTCAACTTCGCGTTCTCCGGCACCGAACTCATCGGCGTGACCGCCGGTGAGACGCGCGACCCGCAAACCGCCGTGCCGAAAGCCATCCACACCACGCTGTGGCGTCTGGTGCTGTTCTTCATCGGCTCAATCACCGTGATGTGCGCGCTGATTCCGTGGCGCCAGGCCGGCGTGAGCGAAAGCCCGTTCGTGCTCGTGTTCAACAGCATCGGCATCCCCTATGCGGGCGACATCATGAATTTCGTGGTGCTCACGGCCGTGCTCTCCGCCTCGAATTCAGGCTTGTACGCCTCCACGCGCATGGTATGGTCGATGGGCAACGAGGGCATGATTCCGCGCTGGTTCGCCAAGACGAACCGCCGAGGCGTGCCGATGCTCGCATTGTGCGCCGCGATGGCGGGAGGCCTTCTGGCGCTGCTCTCGTCCGTGGTGGCCGCCTCGACCGTCTATCTGGTGCTGGTGGCCCTTTCCGGCCTGTCCGCCGTGGTGGTATGGATCGCCATCGCCTACTGCCAGATCGTGTTCCGCCGCCGTTGGCTGGCGGCCGGCCATGGCGTGGACGAGCTCAAATACCGTACGCCCGGCTACCCGTATGTGTCCTGGGCGGCGTTCATCCTGTGCACCGCATCGTTCGTGCTGGTGGTTTTCGATGCCGAGCAGCGGTTCGCGCTCGTGGCCGAGCTTGTGTTCATCGTGGCCTGTTACGGCATTTACTTCCTGCAACAATGGTGGCGGAAACGCGGAAAAGCGTCTGACAGCGAAGACGATCTATCCATGCCGTGGGCCAATCAACACTGA
- a CDS encoding DUF488 domain-containing protein gives MGIAIKRIYEEPAASDGFRVLVDRLWPRGMTKERAALDLWLKAVSPSPSLRKWFGHDPAKFAEFQARYVAELDANTAVEDLRCICAEYPDVTLLYAAKDPQVNHALVLRDYLNESLQ, from the coding sequence ATGGGGATTGCAATCAAGCGCATATATGAGGAGCCGGCGGCATCGGACGGGTTCCGCGTGCTGGTGGACCGCCTGTGGCCGCGCGGCATGACAAAGGAGCGCGCGGCCCTGGACCTGTGGCTGAAGGCCGTCTCCCCTTCTCCCTCGCTACGCAAATGGTTCGGCCATGACCCCGCGAAATTCGCGGAATTCCAAGCCCGGTACGTTGCCGAACTTGACGCCAATACCGCCGTCGAAGACCTGCGCTGTATCTGCGCGGAGTATCCCGACGTGACGCTGCTGTATGCGGCCAAAGACCCGCAAGTCAATCATGCCTTGGTACTGCGCGACTATCTCAATGAGTCACTTCAATAA
- the rhuM gene encoding RhuM family protein yields MWLNRQQLALLFGRDIKTIGKHIGNALREELNGFSVVAEFATTASDGKTYQVEHYNLDMILSVGYRVKSKEGIYFRRWANSVLKQHLVDGYISSLASSLTHFTPSSRCYRDPPNRRLLAPPRSWNDICRVLCCLTTMAQAMSLYPRATSPNGS; encoded by the coding sequence GTGTGGCTTAACAGACAGCAATTGGCATTGCTGTTTGGCCGCGATATCAAAACAATCGGCAAGCATATAGGCAATGCATTGAGGGAAGAGCTCAATGGATTTTCAGTTGTCGCAGAATTTGCGACAACTGCATCTGACGGTAAGACATACCAAGTCGAGCATTACAACTTGGATATGATCCTGTCGGTCGGATACCGCGTCAAGTCCAAGGAAGGCATCTATTTCCGGCGATGGGCCAACTCAGTTCTGAAGCAGCATCTCGTTGATGGTTATATATCATCACTCGCAAGCAGCTTGACGCACTTCACGCCGTCGTCAAGGTGCTATCGAGATCCACCGAACCGGAGATTGCTGGCACCGCCGAGATCCTGGAACGATATTTGCCGAGTCTTGTGCTGCTTAACGACTATGGCACAGGCAATGTCCCTATACCCAAGGGCGACGAGTCCCAATGGGTCTTGA
- a CDS encoding type II toxin-antitoxin system death-on-curing family toxin: MPSLVLLNDYGTGNVPIPKGDESQWVLTYEDAMLFIRSMPFYTQSDLFGRERNGSSQGIVAGLYQTFGGEELYRSTQEKAANLLYQVVKDHPFSDSNKRCAAALFVYFLNGNGTLCDDDSLLVESNALAAMTLMIALSAPAEKDTMIALVENFLIRHESQEIN; the protein is encoded by the coding sequence TTGCCGAGTCTTGTGCTGCTTAACGACTATGGCACAGGCAATGTCCCTATACCCAAGGGCGACGAGTCCCAATGGGTCTTGACCTATGAGGACGCGATGCTGTTCATCCGGTCGATGCCGTTCTACACGCAATCCGATCTGTTCGGGAGGGAACGCAACGGTTCGTCCCAGGGAATCGTCGCAGGACTCTACCAGACGTTCGGAGGCGAAGAACTGTACCGTTCCACCCAGGAGAAAGCCGCTAACCTGCTGTATCAAGTTGTCAAGGATCACCCGTTCTCCGACAGCAATAAACGTTGTGCCGCCGCACTGTTCGTGTATTTCCTGAACGGCAACGGTACACTGTGCGACGATGACTCCCTGCTTGTGGAGAGCAACGCCCTGGCGGCGATGACGCTGATGATTGCACTGTCCGCACCTGCAGAGAAGGACACGATGATCGCACTAGTCGAGAACTTCCTCATACGGCACGAATCACAGGAGATCAATTGA
- a CDS encoding DUF488 domain-containing protein: MGIAIKHIYEEPTASDGYRVLVDRLWPRGMTKERATLDLWMKDVAPSPLLRKWFGHDPTRFAEFRTRYIAELDANATVDSLRRICAQHPDVTLLYAAKDPHINHALVLRDYLD; the protein is encoded by the coding sequence ATGGGGATTGCAATCAAACACATATATGAAGAACCGACTGCGTCGGACGGGTATCGGGTGCTGGTGGATCGCCTGTGGCCGCGCGGCATGACGAAGGAACGCGCGACGCTGGACCTGTGGATGAAGGACGTCGCTCCCTCTCCCCTCCTGCGCAAATGGTTCGGCCACGATCCCACAAGATTCGCCGAATTCCGCACGCGTTACATCGCAGAGCTCGATGCCAATGCCACAGTGGACAGTCTGCGCCGCATCTGCGCGCAACATCCCGACGTGACCCTGCTCTACGCCGCCAAAGACCCGCATATCAATCACGCCCTCGTGCTGCGCGATTATCTTGATTGA
- a CDS encoding RNA helicase yields MLLHGGGSRKDRQQKLHDLSWVPNNESLTVMATGSYIGEGFDQKRFDTLLLAAPVSFEGTLSQYVGRLHRENDGKTEVRVYDYIDVTVPLSAVTYRKRLKAYANQGYSVNPDHAEKMDMLSAKAEALRARMTAATQGEDAADALLDTRSDGLFEGSIVTATNYAEILRKDIAGCARSLIISAEYVSQQGLSAIDDELLRLADRKALIEVYVRLPATAAAATRTRIERNINRLRAIGCIVRTAESCSDFAIIDDGLIWFGGIPLLGNPRSDDCALRFKDTKIGENLADGLKRRLS; encoded by the coding sequence ATGTTGCTGCATGGTGGCGGTTCAAGGAAAGATCGTCAACAGAAATTGCATGATTTATCCTGGGTGCCGAATAATGAGAGCCTGACTGTAATGGCTACGGGCAGCTATATCGGAGAAGGATTCGACCAGAAGCGTTTTGACACACTTCTGCTTGCCGCTCCGGTCTCGTTTGAGGGTACTCTCTCGCAATATGTGGGGCGACTTCATCGCGAGAATGATGGCAAGACCGAGGTTCGTGTCTATGATTACATCGATGTGACGGTGCCGTTATCTGCTGTCACGTATCGAAAACGGCTGAAGGCATACGCAAATCAAGGATATTCGGTAAATCCTGACCATGCTGAGAAAATGGACATGCTCAGTGCAAAGGCGGAAGCGTTGCGCGCTCGCATGACGGCTGCGACGCAGGGCGAAGATGCTGCGGATGCGTTGCTCGACACACGGTCTGACGGATTATTCGAAGGCAGCATCGTTACGGCCACGAATTATGCAGAGATACTTCGCAAGGATATTGCCGGTTGCGCACGTTCCCTGATTATCTCGGCTGAATATGTGTCGCAACAGGGACTCAGCGCAATTGACGATGAATTGCTCCGACTGGCCGACAGGAAAGCGCTCATCGAAGTTTATGTTCGTTTGCCGGCGACTGCTGCGGCGGCAACCAGAACACGAATAGAGCGGAATATCAATCGGCTGCGTGCTATTGGGTGCATTGTCCGGACCGCCGAATCGTGTTCCGATTTCGCCATAATCGATGACGGGTTGATTTGGTTTGGGGGCATCCCTTTGCTTGGCAATCCAAGGAGTGACGACTGTGCGCTTCGATTCAAGGATACGAAAATCGGCGAAAATCTCGCAGATGGACTGAAACGACGATTGTCTTGA
- a CDS encoding pyridoxal phosphate-dependent aminotransferase — protein sequence MINEEYKAMLGGKSVIRELSEYATSRGAEIGYQNMFDYSLGNPSVPAPKSFTDAMVDLYENGDPAAIHGYSPSLGIPSVKDAIAENLNERFGMAYTGNHIFPTTGAAGALSHAMRAVTKPGDEIITFAPYFPEYQPYVKGIGAKLTIVPADTENFQINFEAFEAALNPNVQAALINTPNNPSGAVYSADTLKRLAAILTAKQAEYGHDIFLISDEPYREIVFDGATQPYPASFYANTLTCYSWSKSLSLPGERIGYVAVNPTATDADLLVPMMGQISRGIGHNCPPSSIQLGVAKVIDQTADLNVYETNMNLLYDALTGIGFDVVRPGGTFYIFPKALEDDAVAFCMKAKEYDLILVPSDSFGVPGYFRMAYCIDTEKVKRSIPVLEKFAHEVYGL from the coding sequence ATGATCAATGAGGAATACAAGGCCATGCTTGGCGGCAAGTCCGTGATTCGCGAACTGAGCGAGTACGCCACGAGCCGCGGTGCTGAAATCGGCTACCAGAACATGTTCGATTACAGCCTTGGCAATCCCTCAGTGCCGGCTCCGAAATCCTTCACCGACGCCATGGTCGACCTCTACGAAAACGGCGATCCTGCGGCCATCCACGGCTACTCCCCCTCGCTCGGCATCCCGTCCGTCAAGGACGCGATCGCCGAAAACCTCAACGAACGTTTCGGCATGGCATACACCGGCAACCATATCTTCCCGACCACGGGCGCGGCGGGCGCGCTGTCCCACGCGATGCGCGCGGTGACCAAGCCGGGCGACGAGATCATCACCTTCGCCCCCTACTTCCCCGAATACCAGCCGTACGTCAAGGGCATCGGCGCCAAGCTGACCATCGTGCCGGCCGACACCGAGAACTTCCAGATCAACTTCGAGGCGTTCGAGGCCGCGCTCAACCCGAACGTGCAGGCCGCGCTCATCAACACCCCGAACAACCCGTCCGGCGCGGTGTATTCGGCGGACACGCTCAAGCGTCTGGCCGCGATCCTGACCGCCAAGCAGGCCGAGTACGGCCACGACATCTTCCTGATCAGCGACGAACCGTACCGCGAAATCGTGTTCGACGGCGCCACCCAGCCCTACCCGGCCAGCTTCTACGCGAACACCCTGACCTGCTACTCGTGGTCGAAATCGCTGAGCCTGCCGGGCGAACGCATCGGCTATGTCGCGGTGAACCCCACAGCCACCGACGCCGACCTGCTCGTGCCCATGATGGGCCAGATCTCGCGCGGCATCGGCCACAACTGCCCGCCGAGCTCGATTCAGCTGGGCGTGGCCAAGGTCATCGACCAAACCGCCGATCTCAACGTCTACGAGACGAACATGAACCTGCTCTACGATGCGCTGACCGGTATCGGCTTCGACGTGGTGCGCCCTGGCGGCACGTTCTACATCTTCCCCAAGGCGTTGGAGGACGACGCCGTGGCGTTCTGCATGAAGGCCAAGGAATACGACCTGATCCTCGTGCCGTCCGACAGTTTCGGCGTGCCCGGATACTTCCGCATGGCCTACTGCATCGACACGGAGAAGGTCAAGCGCTCGATCCCCGTGCTCGAAAAGTTCGCCCACGAGGTGTACGGCCTGTAA
- a CDS encoding bifunctional ADP-dependent NAD(P)H-hydrate dehydratase/NAD(P)H-hydrate epimerase, giving the protein MEYTEDADRRELLLHSAYDSDTVRAMERPLLDKGVPLMRMAAQAAAHMAAGMLDDEDLALEDTSIVLLAGAGDNGGDGLFAAAALAQEGANVTAIAVGRSLHEAGLASFVRAGGKVLVLDPAADIPGCASGFSAGEAGERLQTAIVVARKSHLIIDAMTGIGIQGSLRGIPAALASALGLDGEAPDEPALPNRESSGDFPLVLAVDTPSGVGVNDGSLPGPYIPATVTVTFGAMKPCAVLPPATFACGRIELFDFGFDIDDKDPDVEVVDNSFASDAVRLPRFEDSKYSRGVVGLVTGSQRYPGAAVLTTSAAARANTGMVRYLGPERAQNMVLTALPEAVIGKGHVQSWVVGSGVPEASVEDADGDMQRDTIAALLKHYTLGSEDENKDAYDMPPIVVDAGALDLLPERVPGQVVITPHAGEMAKLLNRFEIAASTAEHADSHEPYTADDVRLNPLASAKRAHELTGATVLLKGAVTIVVDEDHVYASGSAPAWLGTAGAGDVLAGLTGALLAQQDDMATTAETVASAAYLHGLAAAIASESEQQGWQEPELIGREHRQRFMTLGHPIVAGDVAHAIPEAIADVIS; this is encoded by the coding sequence ATGGAATACACCGAAGACGCCGATCGTCGCGAACTGCTACTGCACAGCGCCTATGACTCCGATACGGTCCGAGCCATGGAGCGACCCCTGCTGGACAAAGGCGTGCCGCTGATGCGCATGGCCGCCCAGGCCGCGGCCCACATGGCGGCCGGTATGCTGGACGACGAGGATCTGGCGCTGGAGGACACGTCGATCGTGCTGCTGGCCGGGGCCGGAGACAATGGTGGCGATGGTCTGTTCGCGGCCGCCGCGCTGGCCCAGGAGGGCGCGAACGTCACCGCCATCGCCGTGGGCCGGTCGTTGCATGAGGCCGGACTCGCCTCGTTCGTGCGCGCCGGAGGCAAGGTGCTGGTGCTTGATCCCGCGGCTGATATTCCCGGTTGCGCGTCCGGGTTTTCCGCCGGTGAGGCCGGCGAGCGACTGCAGACCGCCATCGTCGTGGCCAGGAAATCACATCTGATCATCGACGCGATGACCGGCATCGGCATCCAAGGCTCGCTACGCGGCATTCCCGCCGCACTCGCCTCCGCCCTTGGTCTCGACGGCGAGGCTCCCGATGAGCCCGCCTTGCCGAACCGTGAGTCGTCAGGCGATTTTCCGCTGGTACTTGCTGTGGATACGCCATCCGGCGTCGGTGTGAACGATGGTTCTCTGCCCGGCCCGTACATTCCGGCCACGGTCACGGTCACGTTCGGCGCGATGAAGCCGTGCGCGGTGCTGCCGCCCGCCACGTTCGCCTGCGGCCGTATCGAGTTGTTCGATTTCGGATTCGATATCGACGACAAGGATCCGGACGTCGAGGTGGTGGATAATTCGTTCGCGTCCGACGCGGTCCGTCTCCCCCGGTTCGAGGATTCCAAATACTCCCGGGGCGTGGTTGGTCTGGTGACCGGCTCGCAGCGCTACCCCGGTGCCGCCGTGCTCACCACCAGCGCCGCCGCCCGCGCGAACACCGGCATGGTCCGGTATCTGGGCCCGGAGCGCGCGCAGAACATGGTGCTCACCGCACTGCCGGAAGCCGTGATCGGCAAGGGACATGTGCAGTCCTGGGTCGTGGGGTCCGGCGTGCCCGAGGCTAGCGTCGAGGACGCCGACGGCGATATGCAGCGGGACACCATCGCCGCATTGCTCAAGCATTACACGCTCGGCAGCGAGGATGAGAACAAGGACGCCTACGACATGCCGCCAATCGTGGTGGATGCCGGCGCACTTGACCTGCTGCCGGAGCGTGTGCCCGGCCAGGTGGTGATCACGCCACATGCCGGCGAGATGGCGAAACTGCTCAACCGGTTCGAAATCGCCGCCAGCACCGCGGAGCATGCCGATTCGCACGAGCCATACACCGCCGACGACGTGCGGTTGAACCCGTTGGCCAGCGCGAAGCGCGCCCACGAGCTCACCGGCGCCACCGTATTGCTGAAGGGCGCGGTGACCATCGTGGTGGATGAGGACCACGTCTATGCGTCGGGCAGCGCGCCGGCCTGGCTGGGCACCGCCGGCGCGGGCGACGTGCTGGCCGGTCTGACCGGCGCCCTGCTCGCCCAGCAGGATGACATGGCCACCACGGCCGAGACCGTGGCCTCGGCCGCATACCTGCATGGCCTGGCGGCGGCGATCGCCTCCGAATCCGAGCAGCAGGGCTGGCAGGAGCCGGAACTGATCGGCCGCGAGCATCGCCAGCGCTTCATGACGCTCGGCCACCCGATCGTGGCCGGCGACGTGGCCCACGCCATTCCCGAAGCCATCGCCGACGTCATCTCATAA
- a CDS encoding HAD family hydrolase: protein MANSPITDVIFDFCGVLLDWNTRACLEGRFPDEIVERICADDDPCGFFHYEDRMDAGEDFADIYPDVVREQGQELADIFKFYIGHYADALPRTLPGMVELLADLKAHGYGVWGLTNWSHETFHLAFEKYPRLEQLLQGTVVSGVEKMHKPNADIYELALTRFDLTAERCVFFDDTAKNIVGANEVGIHGILFENALQARESLAELGVRL, encoded by the coding sequence ATGGCCAACTCCCCCATCACCGACGTGATTTTCGACTTCTGCGGCGTGCTGCTGGACTGGAACACCCGCGCATGCCTGGAAGGCCGATTCCCCGATGAGATCGTGGAACGCATCTGCGCCGACGACGACCCCTGCGGCTTCTTCCACTACGAGGACCGTATGGACGCCGGCGAGGATTTCGCGGACATCTACCCGGATGTGGTACGCGAACAAGGCCAGGAACTCGCCGACATCTTCAAGTTCTACATCGGCCACTACGCGGACGCGCTGCCTCGCACGCTGCCGGGCATGGTCGAACTGCTGGCGGATTTGAAGGCCCACGGCTACGGCGTATGGGGGCTGACCAACTGGTCGCATGAGACCTTCCACCTGGCCTTCGAGAAGTACCCGCGCCTTGAACAGCTGTTGCAGGGCACCGTGGTCTCCGGCGTGGAGAAGATGCACAAGCCGAACGCCGACATCTACGAGCTGGCCCTGACCCGTTTCGACCTCACGGCCGAGCGCTGCGTGTTCTTCGACGACACCGCCAAGAACATCGTCGGCGCCAACGAGGTCGGCATCCACGGCATCCTCTTCGAGAACGCGTTGCAGGCACGCGAATCGCTCGCCGAACTCGGCGTACGTCTGTAA
- a CDS encoding ABC transporter ATP-binding protein produces MRVVKVLMQHIGEFKRDAIITPLLVAMCMVFVVSGRMALIYLGASLIVAGDLNAGDLTSLLMYCINILMSLVMLSMTIVMITMSSASARRVVEVLTEQCDMPAAKRRSPSSRMGP; encoded by the coding sequence GTGAGGGTTGTCAAAGTGCTGATGCAACACATCGGCGAATTCAAACGGGATGCGATCATCACCCCGCTGCTGGTGGCCATGTGCATGGTGTTCGTGGTCTCGGGGCGCATGGCGCTGATTTATCTGGGCGCCAGCCTCATCGTTGCGGGCGACCTGAACGCCGGCGATCTGACCAGTCTGCTCATGTACTGCATAAACATTCTGATGAGTCTGGTGATGCTGTCTATGACGATTGTGATGATCACGATGTCGTCGGCCTCCGCGCGCCGCGTCGTCGAAGTGCTCACCGAACAGTGTGACATGCCGGCCGCCAAACGCCGGTCACCGTCGTCAAGGATGGGTCCATAG
- a CDS encoding LysR family transcriptional regulator translates to MTLLQLKYIVKIVECGSMNEASHALYVSQPALSSSVKELENELGIEIFTRSSQGIALTVDGAEFLTYARQVLDQADLLEERYKHAKPRKQLCQVSTQHYMFAVETFVEMISSIKSDEYEFTIRETRTRDIINQVANMQSEIGIIYLSDFNKDVIGKLLREKHLEFHPLFRAPLHVFISRNNPLAAKKVITMEDLKPYPFIQYEQGEEGSFYFYEEAVWPEYSPKQINVTDRATILNFIIGLNGYTVCTGIDNGDLNNEKIVTVPLDTDETMLVGWITNERSKLSKAAETYLTKLKSVVADHGYKLID, encoded by the coding sequence ATGACACTGCTGCAGCTGAAATACATCGTCAAGATCGTCGAGTGCGGCTCGATGAACGAGGCCTCCCATGCCCTGTACGTCTCCCAGCCGGCCCTGAGCTCGTCGGTCAAGGAATTGGAGAACGAGCTGGGCATCGAGATCTTCACCCGCTCCTCGCAGGGCATCGCCCTGACCGTGGACGGCGCGGAATTCCTGACCTACGCCCGCCAGGTGCTCGACCAGGCCGACCTGCTCGAAGAGCGCTACAAGCACGCCAAACCGCGCAAGCAGCTGTGCCAGGTCTCCACCCAGCACTACATGTTCGCCGTCGAGACGTTCGTGGAGATGATCAGCTCCATCAAGTCCGACGAATACGAGTTCACCATCCGCGAGACCCGCACGCGCGACATCATCAACCAAGTCGCCAACATGCAGTCCGAAATCGGCATCATCTACCTGTCCGATTTCAACAAGGACGTGATCGGCAAACTCCTGCGCGAGAAGCACCTCGAATTCCACCCGCTCTTCCGCGCGCCGCTGCACGTGTTCATCTCGCGCAACAACCCGCTGGCCGCCAAGAAGGTCATCACCATGGAGGACCTGAAACCTTACCCGTTCATCCAGTACGAGCAGGGCGAGGAAGGCTCGTTCTACTTTTATGAGGAAGCGGTCTGGCCGGAGTACTCCCCCAAGCAGATCAACGTGACCGACCGCGCCACGATCCTGAACTTCATCATCGGCCTCAACGGCTACACGGTGTGCACCGGCATCGACAACGGCGACCTCAACAACGAGAAGATCGTCACCGTGCCGCTCGACACCGACGAAACGATGTTGGTCGGCTGGATCACGAACGAGCGTTCCAAGCTCTCCAAGGCCGCCGAAACCTACCTCACCAAGCTCAAGTCCGTAGTCGCCGATCACGGCTACAAGCTCATTGATTAG
- a CDS encoding DUF2974 domain-containing protein — MGNITDDIRQHFDTFAALPFTEADSLALSQLAYARMPDNVPRYHEDSADASGMIPAVSIRDLLRAECYDDMFGKVWSPSMNVDLLRAMSESPRWRNLRVGAYVDEFDAETTKQFSACVFELGNGTLYVAFRGTDSSIVGWKEDFMMAFRRAVASQEAAARYLTELAGHWAGPIMVGGHSKGGNLAVYAAANVPGEIQGRITAVYSHDGPGFDEAFFDEDGYARIAPKIHKSVPGSSIIGMLFETREHVEDGYTVVSSDGASIMQHFALHWQVDHGQFVQADGLTSSARYLARTINGWMAKYDDEHRRRFIENLFAIFEAGGYDTFGDLTSHLTQSLPIMLAAARSIDVEDRDVMIEVLKGFAATAATSVISAK, encoded by the coding sequence ATGGGGAACATCACCGACGATATTCGGCAACATTTCGACACTTTCGCCGCACTGCCGTTCACCGAGGCGGACAGTCTCGCCCTGTCCCAGCTGGCCTACGCGCGCATGCCGGATAACGTGCCGCGCTATCACGAGGATTCGGCGGACGCCAGCGGCATGATTCCCGCGGTCTCCATCCGCGACCTGCTACGCGCCGAATGCTATGACGACATGTTCGGCAAGGTGTGGTCGCCTTCGATGAATGTCGATCTGTTACGTGCGATGAGCGAGAGCCCACGTTGGAGGAACCTACGCGTGGGCGCCTACGTGGACGAATTCGATGCCGAAACCACCAAGCAATTCTCGGCCTGCGTGTTCGAACTGGGTAACGGCACGCTCTATGTGGCTTTTCGCGGTACCGACAGCTCAATCGTCGGGTGGAAAGAGGACTTCATGATGGCGTTCCGCCGCGCGGTCGCCTCGCAGGAGGCCGCCGCGCGTTATCTGACCGAGCTGGCTGGCCATTGGGCCGGGCCGATTATGGTCGGCGGCCATTCCAAAGGCGGCAATCTGGCGGTATACGCGGCGGCCAATGTGCCCGGCGAAATTCAGGGACGTATCACGGCCGTGTATTCGCACGATGGTCCAGGCTTCGATGAGGCGTTCTTCGATGAGGATGGGTACGCGCGCATTGCGCCGAAAATCCATAAATCGGTACCGGGATCGTCGATCATCGGCATGCTGTTTGAGACTCGTGAGCATGTGGAAGACGGCTATACGGTGGTCAGCAGCGACGGTGCCAGCATCATGCAGCATTTCGCATTGCACTGGCAAGTAGATCATGGCCAATTCGTACAGGCTGATGGACTGACAAGTAGCGCGCGATACCTGGCGCGCACGATCAACGGATGGATGGCGAAATACGATGATGAGCATCGCCGCAGGTTCATCGAAAACCTGTTTGCCATCTTCGAGGCTGGCGGATACGACACATTCGGCGACCTCACTTCGCATTTGACACAGTCACTGCCGATTATGCTCGCCGCGGCCCGCAGCATTGATGTTGAAGACCGTGACGTGATGATTGAGGTGCTTAAGGGATTTGCCGCGACAGCCGCTACGTCGGTAATCTCGGCCAAGTAG